A stretch of DNA from Lotus japonicus ecotype B-129 chromosome 4, LjGifu_v1.2:
TAAGAAACTATTAATGTGGCTATTACCATGGTGAAGGTGCAACCGTGGGTGTGGTGTGCAGAGAACGTGATGCTGGTGCCAAGGTGACATTCAGCAAAGAGGCAGTGACCGACGCTAACGGAATGTACAGCGTTGCGGTGGACGGAGACCACGAAGATGAGGTTTGCGAGGTGAAGCTTCTCAAGAGCAGCAGGGCTGACTGTTCAGAGGTTGACACTGAGTCACACCTTGAACAGGCTTCCAGGATCAGCATCACCAACAACAATGGCATCGTTTCCCCTGTCCGCACTGCCAACCCACTTGGTTTCTTGAAGACAGAGCGTCTTCCTGAGTGCGGTCACATCCTCCTTCAGCTTGGTCTTCATGAGGATGGCTCACTCAaacattaaattattaattgatgaATATAAAAGGGGAGGGGGATCTAACCTCTTTGTATGATCATGATATGATGTAATATTGtgagaattatatatatataagcttgGCCTTGAATTCTCTGAAAAAAAATGGGATCTTTATCTATAACTCACTTGATAGATCATATATTGATCTCTAGGCACTTTTCTTTTTTACAGT
This window harbors:
- the LOC130715825 gene encoding olee1-like protein; the encoded protein is MAKYTIIAASALCFLTLVGSAYSQDRFFIEGTVYCDTCRTQFLTRVSEFMSGATVGVVCRERDAGAKVTFSKEAVTDANGMYSVAVDGDHEDEVCEVKLLKSSRADCSEVDTESHLEQASRISITNNNGIVSPVRTANPLGFLKTERLPECGHILLQLGLHEDGSLKH